A stretch of DNA from Lycium ferocissimum isolate CSIRO_LF1 chromosome 4, AGI_CSIRO_Lferr_CH_V1, whole genome shotgun sequence:
tcgtgcgcattatgacatattcgggcaagatgatgtgttacggtttcccgagacctcgccatagggccggttaccgtttacggtgttatgatgtgatatggcatccgatATGTTcccgatgatttgatgtgtgtgacgttgtgatgtgttcggagtttgtacgggATTTGAAattttccggagtatgatgtgtgttGTGGCACGAAATGGGCGTCGTGGGTGACCTCACgttccgagccttatgcatgacttttatttgcattctcgTACATTTGCATTCGCATGAGTTTGATCCGTTACTCGTATTTGTTTCTCGTATCTTTCCGACTCCGCCTCATGATTTGGATTGTCGTACCTCccgctttacatgctcgcacttCTTTcgtgcatcgacccctttcttggggtcgcgtttcatgcccgcaggccgTACGCTACGGTTGGgcgatcctccggtttaggctacccattCTGCTATTTTGAAGTGCTCCCCTCGGTCCGGAGCTCATATtcggtatatatgttttgctatgcatattctgtacatttgtgattgttcgggtacggcggggccctgtcccgtcatatgttcgtttgttctgttctgtttgtagaggcctgtagtcatatttgtgggtcgtgggtccctGTTTGTTCGCATATGgtttcgatttgcgtccttaagcggccccgttgttactatggccgatatggcccacgtgtttgtatgtatgtgtatgtccgGGCGACGTGCATTCCGCCgcctttgattttgatatgatgattccgCACCGGCGACCACTTAGGATAGCATTCGTTTCGCATTTGTGTGATGTCTCACGCCACGCACGAATAATGTCCGCAACGATATGCCCTAATATGACAATCTAGCTTGTGAGTTTGTTTGGGGTGTCCAgataggacaccagtcgcggcccacggagctgggtcgtgacaaaaaggttaagtagtttaatttcatttttttataaagtacagtcaaacctctctataacaatatcATTGGGTTCGAAATTTTTTGGTTGTTACAGCGAATAggtgttatacacctataacaacatttgacatttaaataatagttgactgttataggcaaaaagatacataaaatctaattttttattttttaaatttctcctTTAGTTGTTCATGAGTGACGGTAGGATTGTCTGTTTTGTATTAACACAATGCTACCTTTGTTTCTAAAGAAATCCGTGCTAATAAAGAAGAgttttgaattgaatgaattttgGTTGTCGTATTTGAAGCCAGTGCTAGACAGTATTTTAGGATAAACAATAGAAAAAGGGTcagattttatttgttttaaaaagattagaagaaatcaaagatttatctatttgcttgctctaacaaaTGGGATTCGTACTCCTTATtcacattgttttcctttttgaaatcTATGATTACTCCCATAtaacaattattttctttttttgataatataataattaaccatctttataaaaaaaaatagaatatctatgattatcaataataagtgtagagattttgaccaaatatttgatcctttaatAAACTGTTTATGACAAAGAATATCAtatgaatacatatattttcattattaaaagatttatcttcgttatacaaagtgtgattaagcttagaatttgacaattaaaaataaaaaattagattttatgcatattttttgcctataacagcgaaatttatttaaatatccatgttgttataggtgtataacaaccaAAAAATTCCGGACCCAACAATGTCGTTATAGAGAGTTGTAACTGTATTTATTTTAGAATCTTAGCATATCAAGAGCTTTATGGATTTCTAGAATGAGAGGGAGAGAGTCTAATTTTGACCCCTTTTGTGGTGATTTTAGATTCAAACTTACCCAATATATCTTACCCCATTGtttaaaatcatatcaaattagGAATGACAATGTTGAGCAAAGTAAGATAATTGAATATGAAATGTGTTTAACGCGTTTAAACATAATAAACAACTACTATATATTACACTTTCATAAGgaatattaatatttataataaaattttagatcaTGACAGAGCAACTAAAATAAGATAAGACAATGTAAAATACattaagaatatcgttataaaaaaatattacgtGAGATACAATGACATAATATATTTGTATCTCATATACTAAACTATCAGTAAttacaaataatatataattaagttAACTAAATTCAGTGTTTGGATGTTCAGTAAATATTGAATTCATATATTATGTCCATGGAATAACGTTCACTTTCATCATTTAGATAAATTGTAttatgaaaaatgtatttttcttatatatatatatatatatattttttttttttttttatgacaagcgAACCCACAGTCGCTACCCTTCGGATGCACACAGGGTAAACTCCGCTTCTGTataatagctcgcaaaccacacaaaAGAAATAatccgcactaggcaagccctgtgtgacgagctcgacccagaaggcaaatcccctgcttTTTGTAGGCAGGGgatttcgaacctgagacctccattatggaagccccatgctcaaccaactgggCCACCCTTGCAggtatttttcttatatatttattaattcaCGGGATACACACGTGCACTTAAGACTAGTATTTATGATGGTTTGATTGGTATTGAGTGTATCAGAGGAGATCCAAAccctatttattattatatgtaaatACCTTAAGCTTAGAAGATACATTTCgacattttattttgtaatataTACCACGACTAAAATGAAGTTAATGTCTATATAATCTTATATTTTTGAGTTGTTTTTATcacattttctcattttttactctttattatcaaataaaaaacaagaaacatgaaatttattctacactgaaataaataattttctaaTAGAATCTCTCATCTTCTTTAGATTGGATACacatatacattcaaatatatattcttttctaTTCGTTATTTTTTTCCCCGATTATCAGAGCATAACAATATATGATGCGGAATTGCAGCTAGTGAAAGAGATGATGCCAGTATATTTTTTACATAGTAGAATTTATTGTTCTATAGGGAATTCAAACAATGACGCTGCATAGAGGGTAATATTGGTTTGTTGAAATATATCTTTATACATATTTACGGACTTAGGAAATTTTTAACTATTGTGTTTGAGTGACAAGGCAAATTTAAATTACAAACCTTATAATAACGACTATGATAACATAAAATACAACGAGGCCTACAAAAATTTTACTTGAAGTAATAAAGAAGAATACATCAAAATGCAAGCGTCGCATCACAAACTGGTGGTTATTTCTtattgtaaatgaaatgaatatgtAAAGTGAACAATTATAAAATTGTCATCTTTCAAAGGTTCCAaccactcttttttttaaagtggTGCGGGTATTTAAAGTAAGAAATGGAATAAGTGGACTAATATCCCAAAAGTCAATTAAATAGAAGAGTGAGGACGAATTTTAGCAAAGTAATGATTAGCTCGCCTGAAAATTGTTGTTGAAAatcaatctttaaaaaaaatgaaaggttTTGCTTTCGTTACCTAACAACTTTTTAATTTACGAtctataaataagaaataagagCATCTAGCCTAGAAGATAATTTTCAAGGCTGTATTTTTTAAGACCCAAAAGTCAAGGgggttaaataaataaaaaaattgtgtcttttcttttctttggtgACATatctttgttttatttatttactatcATTAAAGCGGAACTAGGGCCGGAAGGAGGTTCATCCTAACCTCTTTGCAAACAATTACATTGTAtcaagattaaaattatttcttatgCAAATAATACATGTTGAATCCTATTAGCTTCTTCATTCACTTAATTCTTTATATTTTGGTTTCCTTAACAAAAATTATGGCTCTCCAATTAACTGTGATGTTGCTCACGTGTAAACtccatgcattttttttttggccggaTGTTTTAAAGGGTTTAATAGGTACAATTTTTCCTACTTCAGATATTCAGTAAAGCGAAATCCAAGATAAGATATTTAAGTGAAAAACTTACCAGCATTtgtttacatcaaatcaatTAATACACCAGTGTTTATACATATACCACTTTCATCTAATCATAGTTAATTTAATACACAATTTCACCTTGTTATATTTCTCAAATATGATAAATTAATGTAATATGGTAGAAATTTAAGGGTAAGTTTTAACCTGCAGTAAAGACTTACCTTTTCAAAAGTTAGTTGATTCGCTTATATAGGATTACAATGACATGAACAAAAAGTGAATACGCCTAATTTGTTTGCATTTATTAAAGGTCTTAATCTCAATTATTCAGATCTCAGTCATTGAGTTCGTCTATTTTTTAGGTctgaatcttaatcattcagatctTAACCATTGAGTGtatttattttggttatgttgCAGTCACTTAATGAGTCTGAATAGATTTGAATGATTAAGATAAGTtacaaagtcttaatatcattacttgtaaaataattacaaatagatttataataaatataattatGATAGGCGTTCGATATCTATTTGTTTGTGGGATAATTATTGTTCGCGGTGGTCATCAAAACGTTTGTGGCAAATACATCGAATCCATAATCATGTTGAAGATTATAATTCAAGATCAAACTTTATAGCCCTTGAATTCAAATACAAGTCAAGATCAAATCCATCAAATTCAAGATCAAGTTTCAAACCTTTCAATTCAAATACAAATCAAGATCAAAGCCATCAAATTCAAGATCAAGTTTCAAACCTTTCAATTCAAATACAAATCAAGATCAAATCCATCAAATTCAAGATTAagtttcaaatctttcaattcaaatacaaatcaagatcaaccttcaagagaattcaaatACAAGTCAAGATCAAGCTTAAAGACCATTAcatttatttttgtaaagaaGAACTAGAGGAATAATAGAGGTTGTAATATTAATTatattgaaaaaatatattacgATTGTTACCATATTTTCAGTCCTGATTATTTTCTCGACACAAATCTTATTAtctacaatatatgtatatatatatatatatatatatagagtttaaatcttttaagaaaaagataaataatatacTTTGTAGCCGTTTGGCCACACATTTTGAATATCAAATTAGATATTTTTTCGTAAATATGAAAATCTCATaatttgtgaaaactatcaaaactttctAATGCTTACAATCTTACAAAATGAGCAAATTATACTTCATAAATAcgatgtcaaaatattttaaggCGTCACAATAACAAATGCCATATTCTTTCATGTCCAGAACTTCCATGCCTAGAAGATGAGAGTGACAGAGATGCGGATGCTGAGATGGCTGTGTGGCATACCAGAAGAGATAAGATTTGGAATTAAGATATTCGAAAAAGATGGAAATGGCCtccggtggaggacaagatacGAGAAGTGAGGCTAAGATGGTTCAGGAATATAAAGCTACCCCGATAAGGAGGTGTCAGAGGCTGACAATAATGAGCTTGAGGAAGGGTAGATGTAGGCCTAAGAAGTACTGAAGGTGAGGTGATTAGGCAGGACATGACACTACTTCAACTCACCGAGGACACGACTCTTGATAGCAGGGCATGAAGGTCGACAATTAGGCTAGAAAATTAGTAAAACTCTATTACTACCTGTTGTTTCTTTAGCCTAAGTTATTTTATTATCTTGCTGATGTTTATGCTTGTTGCTAGTCcttattttcatctttcttgTAGCCAGAGGGTCTATCGAAGACAATACCTCCCCAAAGGTAAAGGGTAAAGTCCGCGCACACACTATCCTCCCCATTCCAGACCCTACTTATAAACTCACATTCGCTTTGTTTGTGTCGTAAATCAACCTAATTTTGAAATCATGCCAAACAAGCCCTTCATAACTTGGTTACCAAAGTAGTAgtgcaaaaagaaaagaacccAAGCAACAAGTGaatacccaaaagaaaaaggtaagatgaAAAAGTTATAATATGGCGCAGTTAGAATTTTGACCAACGCAAGTAGAGTAAACAATAGCAAGTCCTAAACCTCCATCGCTATATTATCATACTCGTTTCATAGCCTATAAAAATTCTTCTCGATTTCGTTGAGCTACCCCCCCGCTTAACAAAATCacctctctatatatatatttatactattCAACGCATAGCCATCCAAGTATTTTTTTCTCTGTGCATCCTTGTCTAGAGTAAAGTAGCGTAGCGTTCAAGATGAGTTACAACAACGATCcgtaagttttcctttttttttctcttttttttttttttttttttcgcgaGAACAATGAGTTAGGTTTCAATGGTTTTTCTTGTTTgtatttggggtttttttttttttttggtgaatttGGGTTGTTTCTTGGATGACCCATTTGGTGATGAGAAAAAACGATTGGATTTTTGGTCGATTTGGGTCGTTTTTGGATGACCCATTTTGGTCATAAGTTGAATTAGCTTTTTTGTTGATGAATCGATCTAGATTTATGTTGTTTATTTGCGGGTCGTTTGTTTTTTGGATGACCCGTTTTGATGATGAGTTGAATTAGGGTTCTGATCATTAATTGATCGGAAATTTTGTGGATTTTTTATGTATAGATTTTGGATGACTCTTTTTGGTATGATGAGTTGAATTAGGGTTTTCAATAATCAATATTTTTGCAAGTCTGTTCCTTTCTTATGATTCATTTTGATACAACAGCTAAATTGTGGTttttaatgatgattttatcttGAATTTTTTGGATATTTGTGGGTCTTTCTTGTTTTGTGATGAGCTAAATTAGGGTTTCAGATGGTGTGTTGATTGGGTATTTTTTCGTCTTTCAGGTACGTAGATGAGGAAGGAGAGGCATTAGTGGACTTTGATGAGGATGTCCGATCAGATAACGAGCAGGAACAATTCCTTGGTGACAATCTGGACGATGACGATGCATGGGATCAGAGACAGCGAGAACGGTCTCCGACCCCGGTATATGATGATCCTAACAAGTCTAAGCCCAGGAAGCGGTTGATTAAGAAATCTTCTTCGGCTAGAGAGAGCACGCCGGATATTGGGATAGGAGATGAGGATGCTTACGGTGATGACATGGCAGGTCTTGTGCGTGATGAGTCGGATGGTGGTGGTCCTTCATCTTCCTCTGGGAAGAGGAAGAGGTTTGGCGTGGAGTTTAGTGATGAGAAggggaagatgaagaagagggGAGAGAAAGGACAGAAGAAGTTTAAGTTGAGGAATAATGGGGGTTACTCTGGAGGAAGCAGGTTGAAGGACCAAGATGGCGAGCAGGAGATGAAGGAGATGTGGGATACCATTGCTGGTGGTGACTCTGAGGTTGTTTTCATGTTTCCAATAGCTTTGTAACTTGTCATATTTCAGAAggaattctttttcttttcaggaaaagcaagagttactaatgttgttagtttagTCTATCTAGGAGCTAATAAAGTTGAATGGATATCCAAATTGAAGGTAGTTTTGGTTTTAATGACATGTTTGTGATGTGTTCGTTTTCAAATGTGTAGGATGACCAAGAAGGTCCAAAGACACTGGATGATGATAACTTCATTGATGATACTGGTGTGGATCCAGCTGACAGGTATGGAAGCGACACTGAACAACTGTCTCCCAGCAGGCATGCAGAGGTAGAGTTTTGTCCTTGTAGTTTGTTCCTGCTATATTTTCATCCTCACTTCCCAATTTTGTAGTTGCTTTATGCATGAGGGTTTGTAAAAATCTGTACAATGGTGATGCTTTTTGGCGCTTTCTTGCTTTTCTCTTGAGTGCTTCGGCACCTGTAAAGCCAATTGACGATATGAATGAtatatttgttttaatttgattCTCTTCAGGCTGAAGAAGGGGAAGAGGAAGACGAAATCAAGAAGCTCTTCAAGGGAggcaagaagaaaaagaaaactgaaAAGAGTGCAGCAGAAATTGCACTGCTAGTAGAGAATGTTATGGCTGAGCTGGAAGTTGTTGCAGAAGAGGATGCGGAACTGAATAGACAGTCCAAACCTGcaataaataaactaaaaaaactTCCTCTTCTCATAGATGTCCTGTCCAAGTGAGTgagcttttcatttatttttcacGGCAGTGACTGAATTTGTTTTTTGGAGGCTAATATTTGTAGACTCATGCTTCCAATTTCTCAATTTGCAGGAAACAACTTCAGCAAGAATTTTTAGATCATGGAGTGTTGACTCTTTTGAAGAATTGGCTTGAACCCCTTCCAGATGGAAGCCTGCCCAATATAAACATTCGTGCTGCAATCCTAAAGATCCTTAGTGATGTATGACCATGGTTTCTAGATTCATGTTAGTTATGTATCTGTTTGCAGTAATATTATTTGACTTGATACTTCTATGCTTCTGTAGTATCCAATTGATCTTGAGCAGCATGATAGAAAAGAGCAGTTGAAAAAGAGTGGTCTCGGAAAGGTACCTTTCACGTAGAAGTGGTAATGTAATAGCTTTCTCAATGGAGACATAAGGGGGAGACTTATTGTTTACTTGCTTGTTGGATGTAGGTTATTATGTTTCTCTCGAAGTCAGACGAGGAGACTACATCTAACAGGAAACTTGCTAAGGATTTGGTTGACAAATGGGTAAGTTGGATTTAACTACTTATTAATTTCTTCTTTCCCCTCGTGGAaggaaatataaaaagaggGATTATCTGTTGGGGGCCTGGGCCTTAGCTTTCTCCATGTATGGGAGTGTGAATAATTCTTTGGCTGCTAAAATGCTGAGTTGGTTTTCAAGGTCATCACTGTACCTGGAGAATATTTTAGGCAACATCTTTCCAGCTTTAGCTTATTCTGTTATTCAGCTATACCCTTCTGCTTTCCTGGGGAGTTTGGAGAACTGCAACTCATTGTGTATTTGGTAGTTCGAAATAAAACGGTTTATaggattttatttctttttggatAGGTCATATCTTTTTAATAGAATAATCCGTATGTATTTAACATCACAAGAGGGTATCTTCTTACTGGAAAATTTTCCACCTAAgaacacaaaaaattattatcCATTTTTTGTTCTTGCACAGAATAGGTGCTTATCAATGTGTATAAAACTGAAATTTGGTTGTGTTTGATCCAGAGTCGACCAATATTCAACAAGAGTACAAGGTTTGAAGACATGAGAAACTATGAAGATGAGAGAGCTGCTCAATACAGGCGGCCTTCCTTGAAAAAGTATCTAATATTTTTAGTTCTTCTAGTGGTCTTCATATCAGTTGTCTAAGATGTCTGAATCTTTACCGTCCATGACTATATTTTCTGTCTTGTCACAGACCCATGAATAAAGCATCTGGAATGGACTCCAGAGACGATGACCTTGACTTGGCTGGATATTCACAGTAGGATGTTCCGACTTTGCACCTTTTGATCCTTGTATCTTTGAATTCGGTGTTGTCCCTTGCATCGTTATTTTTCTCAAGGTTTAACATGCTACCAAATCTGCAGGGGCCAAAAGTCTGGTCAGTCATCTGGCAGGCAACTTACA
This window harbors:
- the LOC132051984 gene encoding protein IWS1 homolog 1, whose amino-acid sequence is MSYNNDPYVDEEGEALVDFDEDVRSDNEQEQFLGDNLDDDDAWDQRQRERSPTPVYDDPNKSKPRKRLIKKSSSARESTPDIGIGDEDAYGDDMAGLVRDESDGGGPSSSSGKRKRFGVEFSDEKGKMKKRGEKGQKKFKLRNNGGYSGGSRLKDQDGEQEMKEMWDTIAGGDSEDDQEGPKTLDDDNFIDDTGVDPADRYGSDTEQLSPSRHAEAEEGEEEDEIKKLFKGGKKKKKTEKSAAEIALLVENVMAELEVVAEEDAELNRQSKPAINKLKKLPLLIDVLSKKQLQQEFLDHGVLTLLKNWLEPLPDGSLPNINIRAAILKILSDYPIDLEQHDRKEQLKKSGLGKVIMFLSKSDEETTSNRKLAKDLVDKWSRPIFNKSTRFEDMRNYEDERAAQYRRPSLKKPMNKASGMDSRDDDLDLAGYSQGQKSGQSSGRQLTSRPEAMSMDFVVRPQSKVDPEEVRARARAMVQDQRRMKMNKKLQQLKAPKKKKLQATKLSVEGRGMVKYL